A region of Thermococcus argininiproducens DNA encodes the following proteins:
- a CDS encoding PfkB family carbohydrate kinase, translating into MRCLVIGHITHDIIVKGSERIERVGGGAYYSSLALSKFCEVVVLTKVGEKFPISWLNELEEHGISVIILPSKNSTTYELKYINENRRTLRLLSKAEPFSPEEIPEGKFDIILLNPVANEIPPEMVHNFEEEWLAVDIQGFIREVKNESIRLKDIDGSFLSKVKILHADVNEFKHLNNIDPKKVDVLLISNGPESGIVYHEGQKYLYKPIKKDVKESTGAGDVFLAAFSYFYKTLPFIPALKRANAFTAMFLERRNFDFPLNEVLENAKFVEVEKVNNEK; encoded by the coding sequence ATGAGGTGCTTAGTAATTGGACATATAACACACGACATAATAGTAAAAGGAAGCGAGAGAATCGAGAGAGTTGGTGGTGGCGCTTATTACTCCTCTTTAGCACTCTCAAAGTTCTGTGAGGTAGTGGTTCTAACTAAAGTTGGGGAGAAATTTCCAATTTCATGGCTAAATGAACTTGAAGAGCATGGAATTTCTGTTATAATACTTCCCTCCAAAAACAGTACAACATATGAGCTAAAATATATCAATGAAAACAGAAGAACCCTTAGACTTCTATCAAAAGCAGAGCCCTTTTCTCCGGAAGAAATTCCAGAAGGGAAATTTGACATAATCTTACTGAATCCAGTGGCAAATGAAATTCCGCCTGAGATGGTGCACAACTTTGAAGAGGAGTGGTTGGCCGTCGATATCCAAGGGTTCATTAGAGAAGTAAAAAACGAGAGTATAAGATTGAAAGATATTGATGGAAGCTTCCTAAGCAAAGTAAAGATCCTTCATGCAGATGTTAATGAATTCAAGCATTTAAATAATATAGATCCAAAAAAAGTGGATGTCCTGTTGATATCTAACGGCCCTGAAAGTGGGATTGTATATCACGAAGGACAAAAGTATCTCTATAAACCTATAAAAAAAGACGTTAAAGAATCTACTGGGGCGGGAGATGTATTTTTAGCGGCCTTCTCTTACTTTTACAAGACATTACCCTTTATCCCAGCCCTGAAGAGAGCCAACGCATTCACGGCAATGTTCTTAGAAAGAAGAAATTTTGATTTTCCACTTAATGAGGTCTTAGAAAATGCTAAATTTGTAGAAGTTGAAAAAGTAAATAACGAGAAATGA
- a CDS encoding NUDIX domain-containing protein has protein sequence MERYILLIKTPKGYNITSLREEIKKLVETKHPQVRVETYQCIGLTVDLVILYKNGIVLIQRRNEPYKGHWALPGGFVEYGEKVEDAAIREAKEETGLDVELIKLIGVYSDPNRDPRGHTVTTAFLAKGEGTLKGGDDAKEAKVFGISELKGLKLAFDHREIINDALKLLGEKND, from the coding sequence ATGGAAAGGTATATCCTGCTTATAAAAACTCCAAAAGGATATAATATCACATCCCTTCGAGAGGAGATAAAAAAACTCGTTGAGACTAAACATCCTCAGGTTAGAGTAGAGACATATCAGTGTATAGGTTTGACTGTAGACTTAGTAATCCTCTATAAAAATGGTATAGTTCTAATACAGCGCCGTAATGAGCCATACAAAGGCCACTGGGCCCTGCCAGGTGGATTTGTAGAGTATGGTGAAAAAGTGGAAGATGCAGCGATAAGAGAGGCAAAGGAAGAAACGGGCCTTGACGTAGAACTTATAAAGCTCATTGGAGTTTACAGTGACCCTAATAGAGATCCAAGGGGGCATACTGTCACAACAGCTTTTTTAGCCAAGGGGGAGGGAACATTAAAGGGCGGAGACGATGCTAAAGAGGCCAAAGTTTTTGGAATTAGTGAATTAAAAGGCCTTAAACTTGCTTTTGATCATAGAGAAATCATAAACGATGCCTTAAAGTTATTAGGTGAGAAAAATGATTGA
- a CDS encoding Mth938-like domain-containing protein: protein MIERVEFGRITVNGVDYTHDIVIYPSGRIEKRKKWISKNKHGTSHKLDPDELKEYLREDFDILVVGTGIYGILSLLPESRELMKGKRVIERPTKEAIKIFNDLKKEERVLGIFHITC from the coding sequence ATGATTGAGAGAGTGGAATTTGGGAGAATAACTGTGAATGGAGTAGACTATACTCATGATATTGTCATTTACCCTTCCGGAAGGATTGAAAAGCGAAAGAAGTGGATATCCAAAAACAAACATGGTACAAGCCATAAGCTAGACCCTGACGAGTTAAAAGAGTATCTGAGAGAAGATTTTGATATACTTGTAGTTGGAACTGGAATTTACGGCATACTTTCTCTACTCCCAGAGAGCAGAGAACTTATGAAAGGAAAAAGAGTTATTGAGAGACCTACCAAGGAAGCAATAAAAATATTCAACGATCTCAAAAAAGAGGAGAGAGTTCTTGGGATATTCCATATTACCTGCTAG
- a CDS encoding ABC transporter ATP-binding protein, which yields MIRVEGLSKKFGEKIVLNKISFNVNDGEIYGLLGPNGSGKSTTMKILVGILKPTAGKVDINGIDPSKDPIKVKEVSGYVPETPVLYESLTPAEFFNFVASIRGIPENVLEERVTYLVEAFGIEEYLDQFIGTLSFGTQQKISLISALLHDPQVLILDEAMNGLDPKSARILRELLLEFKREGKSIIFSTHILPLAEMICDRIGLIYRGGLIVEGTIEELKEKAHEENLEDIFLKLTESKEEIYNIVQALKGAL from the coding sequence ATGATTAGGGTTGAGGGGCTCTCTAAAAAGTTTGGGGAGAAGATTGTACTTAATAAAATCAGTTTTAATGTCAATGATGGTGAGATTTATGGGCTATTGGGCCCAAATGGAAGTGGAAAGTCCACAACAATGAAAATTCTTGTTGGGATATTAAAGCCAACTGCAGGAAAAGTGGATATTAATGGAATTGATCCCTCAAAGGACCCAATAAAGGTTAAAGAAGTTTCAGGATATGTTCCAGAAACGCCTGTTCTATATGAGAGCCTAACCCCTGCAGAATTTTTCAACTTCGTTGCTAGTATTAGAGGGATCCCTGAAAATGTCTTGGAGGAAAGGGTCACCTATCTTGTTGAGGCATTTGGAATTGAAGAATACCTTGACCAGTTTATTGGAACTCTCAGTTTTGGGACCCAACAGAAGATTTCATTAATCTCTGCTTTGCTTCATGATCCTCAGGTGCTGATTCTTGATGAGGCTATGAATGGTCTTGACCCTAAGAGTGCCAGGATCTTAAGAGAGCTCTTACTTGAGTTTAAAAGGGAGGGAAAAAGCATAATCTTTTCTACTCATATTTTGCCTTTGGCGGAGATGATATGTGATAGAATCGGGTTGATATATAGAGGAGGGCTTATTGTAGAGGGGACAATAGAGGAGTTGAAGGAAAAGGCCCATGAGGAGAATCTTGAAGACATATTCCTTAAGCTTACGGAGAGTAAGGAGGAGATTTACAATATAGTTCAGGCTTTAAAAGGAGCGTTATAG
- a CDS encoding dihydropteroate synthase-like protein, whose translation MKILLVTGKIAEPLVRQYGKGCDVFVCPVSVAAFLTPRMIVNYLKQAKIKNYDLIMVPGLVKGSTQEIEEALGIPTFKGPKYAYDIPQTLKALKSGFKLSKETPADELFQIDALKRIDDIKNKTKNKNYIEKALKKPYNFLVGNLPVGLDFPQRIVAEIVDAPKLDLNKIVEKAIYYLKNGADIIDVGMISGEKNLEFIENIPEIREMLRGNGFDPPISFDSLNEQELENALNYMDLLLSVDEGNVDALVTKKPVVLIPTNQKKGYFPENPKERVEFLEKLKEKAIDLGYKRIILDPILEHIPHLTRSLSAFQFYRERNPEDVLLAGVGNVVEMIDADSVGINAILAGIAKELNISLLLTTEVSPKCRGTVKELKRALDMMLFNMPKDLGFDLLILKEKRSEKVEYTIDSPVIKAREREIKLEDIYFRIFLKDDKIWVIAHKGTDQVLTVVGDKPNAIIDTILENFKISPRHAFYLGRELEKAKTALKLKRTYLQEGELFKEFY comes from the coding sequence ATGAAAATTCTCTTAGTAACAGGGAAAATTGCAGAACCCCTAGTAAGACAATATGGAAAGGGATGTGATGTCTTTGTTTGTCCAGTTAGTGTTGCAGCTTTTTTGACTCCAAGAATGATAGTCAATTATCTAAAACAAGCCAAAATAAAGAACTACGACCTAATTATGGTTCCAGGCTTAGTTAAAGGCTCTACTCAGGAGATCGAAGAGGCCTTAGGAATCCCAACTTTCAAAGGACCCAAATATGCATACGACATCCCTCAAACACTCAAGGCTCTTAAGAGTGGTTTCAAACTAAGCAAAGAGACCCCTGCCGATGAACTATTTCAAATTGATGCCCTAAAAAGAATAGATGATATAAAGAACAAGACAAAAAACAAGAATTACATCGAAAAAGCTCTCAAGAAGCCATACAATTTTTTGGTGGGGAATTTGCCTGTTGGGTTGGACTTTCCCCAGAGGATTGTCGCAGAAATCGTAGATGCACCCAAACTTGATCTAAACAAAATCGTAGAAAAGGCTATATATTACCTAAAGAATGGTGCCGACATCATAGATGTGGGGATGATAAGCGGAGAAAAAAATCTTGAATTTATTGAAAACATCCCAGAAATCAGAGAAATGTTAAGAGGAAATGGTTTTGACCCCCCTATAAGTTTTGATTCCCTAAATGAACAAGAACTTGAGAACGCGTTGAACTATATGGATCTTCTTTTAAGTGTGGACGAAGGCAATGTTGACGCTCTTGTTACAAAAAAACCAGTTGTCTTAATCCCAACTAATCAGAAAAAAGGATATTTCCCAGAAAATCCAAAAGAAAGAGTTGAATTTTTAGAGAAACTCAAAGAAAAAGCAATTGATCTTGGTTATAAGAGAATTATCTTGGATCCAATTCTTGAACACATCCCTCATCTAACACGGTCTTTAAGTGCTTTTCAATTCTATCGTGAGAGAAATCCAGAGGACGTTCTATTGGCTGGTGTTGGTAACGTCGTAGAAATGATTGATGCGGATAGTGTTGGCATAAACGCTATTTTGGCCGGAATTGCAAAAGAACTTAATATCTCTTTACTTTTAACCACCGAAGTTAGTCCAAAATGCAGGGGAACCGTTAAAGAACTCAAGAGAGCCCTAGATATGATGCTATTCAACATGCCCAAAGACCTAGGGTTTGATCTTCTCATCCTTAAAGAGAAGAGAAGTGAAAAAGTGGAGTATACCATAGACTCACCTGTTATAAAGGCTAGAGAGAGGGAGATTAAGTTAGAAGACATTTACTTTCGGATATTCCTCAAAGATGATAAAATCTGGGTCATAGCCCATAAGGGCACTGATCAGGTTTTAACCGTTGTCGGGGACAAACCAAATGCAATAATCGACACAATCCTCGAAAACTTCAAAATCTCCCCAAGACATGCCTTTTATTTAGGTAGAGAACTAGAAAAAGCAAAAACCGCCCTTAAGCTCAAACGAACCTATCTTCAAGAAGGTGAGCTATTCAAAGAGTTCTACTAG
- a CDS encoding DUF3216 domain-containing protein translates to MEEIEKVKLLCEKLGEGNMVRAIDSFVALQKELSSKKGEDFVNISILGFIEGMLVSFQRKYPENEDVQALLEEVKAKRERLEEKFKRAKVPLFEGNNST, encoded by the coding sequence ATGGAAGAGATTGAAAAGGTTAAACTCTTGTGTGAAAAGCTTGGAGAAGGGAATATGGTAAGGGCGATAGACTCATTTGTAGCTCTTCAAAAAGAACTTTCAAGTAAGAAAGGTGAGGACTTTGTAAATATATCGATTTTGGGTTTTATTGAAGGAATGTTGGTAAGTTTTCAAAGAAAATATCCAGAGAACGAAGATGTTCAAGCTCTTCTAGAAGAAGTGAAGGCAAAGAGAGAAAGGCTTGAAGAGAAGTTCAAAAGAGCAAAGGTGCCACTTTTTGAGGGAAATAATAGCACTTAA
- a CDS encoding YchF/TatD family DNA exonuclease, with protein sequence MIDAHAHVEMFKGDVSLIIMESKEELKAIVDSITEYRKFHVWKSWELLKPYFDFIFPTLGFAPNEARRGNWEKVKKVEDFIWQHKDEIVAVGEIGLDYYYAQTEKERENQRAIFDYFLGVAEELKLPVVIHARDAERIAFEMVQRRGLKAYFHSYSGNIDVAKEIVENGHFIGINTGIVFIPEIENVTRALEIESILVETDAPYMSPFKGEKNKPQYIKVAIERISEIKEISFDEVEQITERNTLGFFRLNLG encoded by the coding sequence ATGATAGATGCTCATGCTCACGTGGAGATGTTTAAGGGAGACGTTTCGCTCATTATAATGGAGAGTAAAGAAGAATTAAAAGCTATAGTGGACTCTATAACTGAGTACAGAAAGTTTCATGTGTGGAAAAGTTGGGAACTTTTGAAACCTTACTTTGACTTTATATTCCCCACTTTAGGATTTGCACCTAATGAAGCTCGAAGAGGTAACTGGGAGAAGGTCAAAAAGGTAGAGGATTTTATTTGGCAACATAAGGATGAGATAGTTGCGGTTGGGGAAATAGGTCTTGATTACTACTATGCCCAGACGGAAAAAGAAAGAGAAAACCAGAGAGCGATATTTGACTATTTTCTTGGTGTTGCGGAGGAATTAAAGCTCCCTGTAGTCATACATGCTAGAGATGCTGAAAGAATAGCTTTTGAAATGGTTCAAAGAAGAGGGTTAAAGGCTTACTTCCACTCATATAGTGGAAACATCGATGTTGCTAAGGAAATTGTTGAAAATGGCCATTTTATTGGCATAAACACAGGTATAGTTTTTATCCCAGAGATCGAGAATGTCACGAGGGCTCTTGAAATTGAGAGCATTCTTGTTGAGACTGATGCTCCATATATGAGTCCGTTTAAAGGTGAAAAGAACAAACCTCAGTACATAAAAGTTGCTATTGAAAGAATATCTGAAATCAAGGAAATTAGCTTTGATGAGGTTGAACAGATAACAGAAAGGAATACGTTAGGATTTTTTAGACTAAATTTGGGGTGA
- a CDS encoding DUF835 domain-containing protein, protein MEIWSHLIQNDQIIKYLKDKSPKEILSYLIPNKEKESEYYKKLAENCQIESAKALFSMLSEENLKHRDELYNEFKLLYPEEEPIELDLPLLEIKPPQKTLTSVTEYLKVLRVCMNNELLEKEIYEILARVSIDEKLKLILSQMSRKAQQHYEELKELYDLLLALSEDEVKLKEPSPRGYLFSSKFKSRYFLMNILDNRKSMVITRDDPETIKGLFKKEIEVYWITNVPVIGSISPERFEDSKKFMIDFLKQGNTILAIEGIEHLNAKIGFKKLFEILTYLKDHAIVSKSFLLISGDLNTFEEKNKGLLISEFEFIS, encoded by the coding sequence ATGGAGATTTGGTCACATCTAATACAGAACGATCAAATCATTAAGTATCTTAAAGATAAATCTCCAAAGGAAATTCTGAGTTATTTAATACCCAATAAAGAAAAAGAGAGCGAGTATTACAAAAAACTTGCTGAAAACTGCCAAATAGAGAGTGCAAAAGCCCTCTTTTCTATGCTTTCTGAAGAAAATCTCAAACATAGAGACGAACTTTATAACGAATTCAAACTTCTTTATCCAGAAGAAGAACCAATAGAACTTGACTTACCGCTTCTTGAGATCAAACCTCCTCAAAAGACTTTGACTAGTGTTACTGAGTATTTAAAGGTTCTCCGTGTATGCATGAACAATGAACTGCTAGAAAAAGAGATTTATGAAATTTTAGCAAGGGTTTCCATAGATGAAAAGTTGAAGTTAATTCTTTCCCAAATGTCAAGAAAAGCGCAACAACATTATGAGGAATTAAAAGAACTCTATGACTTGCTCCTTGCACTATCTGAAGATGAAGTTAAGCTCAAGGAACCTTCGCCAAGAGGATACCTTTTCTCAAGCAAATTCAAATCCCGTTACTTCCTTATGAACATTTTAGACAACAGAAAAAGCATGGTCATAACACGAGATGACCCAGAAACTATTAAAGGGCTCTTTAAGAAGGAGATAGAGGTTTACTGGATAACAAACGTTCCTGTAATCGGTTCAATTTCACCAGAGCGCTTTGAAGACTCCAAGAAGTTCATGATAGACTTTTTGAAGCAAGGAAACACCATACTCGCGATAGAGGGAATTGAACACCTTAATGCCAAAATTGGGTTCAAGAAACTCTTTGAAATACTGACATACCTAAAAGACCATGCAATTGTGAGTAAAAGCTTTTTGCTAATTTCTGGAGATTTGAACACATTTGAAGAAAAGAATAAGGGGCTTCTAATTTCAGAATTTGAATTTATCTCCTAA
- a CDS encoding DUF504 domain-containing protein: MRKGFVKEVLSKLKYDPRENEEDYYIVIEHRGAYGDIKKIPVKLITLGHGYFFIEDTQIPYHRILAVVRKDGKIIWKKRGLGDKFKF, encoded by the coding sequence GTGAGAAAGGGCTTTGTTAAAGAAGTGCTATCCAAGCTTAAATATGATCCTCGTGAAAATGAGGAGGACTACTATATCGTCATAGAACATAGGGGCGCTTATGGAGATATAAAAAAGATTCCTGTCAAACTGATAACTCTTGGACATGGGTATTTTTTCATTGAAGATACACAAATTCCCTACCATAGAATCCTTGCAGTAGTTAGAAAAGATGGGAAAATAATATGGAAAAAACGTGGATTAGGAGATAAATTCAAATTCTGA
- a CDS encoding MBL fold metallo-hydrolase produces the protein MIPIEIPPNTVMLRGVGYDSNIYLFRDGEEGLIVDTGTGVYWHKYFEVFEREDYLRGLRRVIILSTHEHFDHVGGNRRFKEFFEKMGLEVSFAAHEVAAEILEKGDDYVILSYAYGRKFAPQRVDLFIKDKDVLRIGRKELIVFHTPGHTAGSVCIYEPKEKLLFTGDTLFKGSVGRTDLPTGDFKDLVTSLEKLEGIEVDIALPGHGRPILDWKKNLKDIQKYLGVIE, from the coding sequence ATGATTCCTATAGAGATACCCCCTAATACTGTCATGCTCAGAGGAGTGGGATATGATTCAAATATTTACCTCTTTCGTGATGGAGAAGAGGGTCTTATAGTAGATACCGGGACCGGAGTTTACTGGCACAAGTATTTTGAGGTTTTTGAACGTGAAGATTACCTTAGGGGACTTAGACGTGTTATTATCTTAAGCACGCATGAACATTTCGATCATGTGGGGGGTAACAGGAGGTTTAAAGAATTTTTTGAAAAAATGGGGTTAGAAGTGAGTTTTGCAGCTCATGAAGTTGCAGCAGAAATTCTTGAGAAAGGTGATGATTACGTCATACTCTCCTATGCTTATGGAAGAAAGTTTGCTCCCCAAAGGGTGGATCTATTTATTAAAGATAAAGATGTCTTAAGAATTGGGAGGAAAGAATTGATTGTTTTTCATACTCCTGGCCATACAGCAGGTAGCGTTTGTATATATGAACCCAAAGAGAAGCTCCTCTTTACAGGGGATACTCTATTTAAGGGCTCTGTAGGTAGAACTGATCTGCCAACAGGGGATTTTAAGGACCTCGTAACTTCTTTAGAAAAATTAGAGGGGATTGAAGTAGATATTGCCCTGCCTGGGCATGGGAGGCCCATACTTGATTGGAAGAAGAATCTTAAGGATATTCAAAAATACTTGGGGGTTATTGAGTGA
- a CDS encoding M20/M25/M40 family metallo-hydrolase has product MKAERAKEILVELLKIPSPSDHEDRLALHIMEFLHKLDYEVHIESDGRVIDLVVNPEAELFFEVHMDTIDIRAEPFVRGNIVYGTGASDVKGGLASVLLMLESLKKENGELNVGVVFVSDEEKGGMGSALFMERYKPKMAIVLEPTDLEVHVAHAGNIEAYFEVDGKEAHGACPESGINAIDQAYKMIEELKALEPFNQKGKYFDAYIGLQELICENPYYLIPALCRGRFEARLLPEQEVEDILDLMEPILEEYTSKYEYTEIWDGYELEEDEEIVQIAKKAMDAVGLDEFGGMRSWTDAINFVYNGTRTIVFGPGNLDISHTKHERIDVRDVVSASEFLKKVNEIYGQS; this is encoded by the coding sequence ATGAAAGCCGAACGGGCAAAAGAGATTTTAGTTGAGTTATTAAAGATCCCCTCACCTTCAGACCATGAAGATCGCCTTGCTTTACACATAATGGAATTTCTTCATAAACTTGATTATGAAGTTCACATAGAGAGTGACGGAAGAGTAATTGATCTAGTTGTCAATCCCGAAGCTGAGCTCTTCTTTGAAGTCCACATGGACACAATAGATATAAGAGCAGAACCCTTTGTGAGAGGAAACATAGTCTATGGTACTGGAGCAAGTGACGTAAAAGGTGGACTTGCCAGTGTACTTCTCATGCTAGAGAGTCTGAAAAAAGAGAATGGCGAACTAAACGTTGGAGTCGTCTTTGTGAGTGATGAAGAAAAAGGCGGAATGGGCTCAGCATTGTTCATGGAACGTTACAAACCAAAGATGGCTATCGTACTTGAGCCTACAGACTTAGAAGTACATGTAGCTCACGCAGGTAACATTGAAGCATATTTCGAAGTAGATGGAAAAGAAGCCCATGGTGCCTGCCCAGAGAGCGGAATAAATGCAATCGACCAAGCTTACAAAATGATCGAAGAACTTAAAGCTCTTGAACCCTTTAATCAGAAGGGTAAATACTTCGATGCGTACATTGGCCTTCAAGAACTGATATGTGAGAACCCATATTATTTAATCCCCGCTTTATGTAGGGGACGGTTTGAGGCAAGATTATTACCAGAGCAAGAGGTCGAGGATATTCTAGACCTCATGGAGCCAATACTTGAAGAGTACACTTCCAAATATGAATACACTGAGATATGGGATGGATATGAACTTGAAGAGGATGAAGAGATTGTGCAGATAGCTAAAAAGGCCATGGATGCAGTGGGTCTAGATGAATTTGGAGGGATGAGAAGCTGGACAGATGCCATAAACTTTGTGTACAACGGTACAAGAACTATTGTCTTCGGGCCAGGGAACCTTGATATCTCACACACCAAGCATGAACGTATAGATGTTAGAGACGTTGTAAGTGCCAGTGAATTCCTGAAAAAGGTTAATGAGATTTACGGTCAGAGCTGA